Proteins from a genomic interval of Clostridium scatologenes:
- a CDS encoding alpha/beta-type small acid-soluble spore protein has translation MSNKTLVPQAKEGLNRFKMESAAEVGVNLKQGYNGDLTSREAGSIGGNMVKKMVEAYEKGL, from the coding sequence ATGTCAAATAAAACATTAGTACCACAAGCTAAAGAAGGATTAAACAGATTTAAAATGGAGTCAGCTGCAGAAGTAGGTGTTAACTTAAAGCAAGGCTATAATGGTGACTTAACTTCTAGAGAAGCTGGTTCAATAGGTGGAAATATGGTTAAGAAAATGGTTGAAGCTTACGAAAAAGGACTATAG
- a CDS encoding AAA family ATPase: MLKIAIYGKGGIGKSTITSNLSAAFAKLGKKVIQIGCDPKADSTINLLGGEALMPVMNYMREFDKDPEKIEDISKVGFGGVLCIETGGPTPGLGCAGRGIITTFNLLEELNLFETYKPDVVLYDVLGDVVCGGFAAPIREGYAEKVLIVTSGEKMALYAANNINSAVKNFKDRGYAKVLGIVLNHRNVENEDEKVKDFADSVNLPIIGDIPRNQEINRFEEMGKTVVEGDSNLLISQSFLNLAKLLIKDEGIK, encoded by the coding sequence ATGCTAAAAATAGCTATATACGGAAAAGGTGGCATTGGAAAATCTACAATTACCAGTAATTTATCGGCAGCATTTGCCAAGCTTGGAAAGAAAGTTATACAAATAGGATGTGACCCTAAAGCAGATTCTACCATTAATTTGCTTGGAGGGGAAGCATTAATGCCTGTAATGAATTATATGAGGGAATTTGATAAAGATCCAGAAAAAATTGAGGACATTTCAAAAGTAGGTTTTGGAGGAGTGCTTTGTATAGAGACTGGGGGGCCTACACCTGGTCTTGGTTGTGCTGGAAGAGGAATTATTACTACATTTAACTTACTGGAAGAATTAAATCTTTTTGAAACATATAAACCAGATGTTGTACTTTATGATGTTTTAGGGGATGTGGTTTGTGGTGGATTTGCAGCACCTATTCGTGAAGGATATGCTGAAAAAGTGCTTATAGTTACTTCAGGTGAAAAAATGGCTCTTTATGCAGCCAATAATATAAATAGTGCAGTTAAAAACTTTAAAGATAGAGGTTATGCAAAAGTGCTTGGTATTGTACTCAACCATAGGAATGTTGAAAATGAAGATGAAAAAGTAAAAGATTTTGCAGATTCAGTTAATCTTCCAATTATAGGTGATATACCAAGAAATCAGGAGATAAATCGTTTTGAAGAAATGGGAAAGACAGTTGTTGAAGGAGATTCGAACCTTCTAATAAGTCAGTCTTTTCTAAATTTAGCCAAATTATTAATTAAGGATGAGGGAATAAAATGA
- a CDS encoding nitrogenase component 1: MKGLRKYIPPFAPDQSGAAAVLYKLGGIIVICDAGGCAGNVCGFDEPRWASEKTAIFSAGLRDMDAILGRDDKLVAKLADASKKLEAKFAAVIGTPVPSVIATDYNAIKKMAEKKLQIPVLTIETTGMDLYDVGAEKAYVKMFKIFAKDGLIVDKETIGVIGTIPLDVSDLKAPDKIESELKNKGFKNVYCYGMKADLSEVEAAGSASKNLVVSPAGLKAAQYLKERFGTPYEVFYPLVSDILKNEMKEQFKNFENKKVLVIHQQVIANSIRDEINRNVNSDITVASWFMLKEELREVKDIFLTEEDQFVKLIEKGNYDVIVGDNILKHAIPNFKERYVEVPHFAVSGKM; this comes from the coding sequence ATGAAAGGATTGAGAAAATATATACCACCTTTTGCACCGGATCAATCAGGTGCAGCAGCTGTTCTTTATAAGTTGGGTGGAATCATAGTTATCTGTGATGCAGGAGGATGTGCTGGTAATGTATGTGGATTTGATGAGCCTAGATGGGCTTCAGAAAAAACTGCTATTTTCAGTGCAGGACTTCGTGATATGGATGCTATACTGGGGCGTGATGACAAGCTTGTGGCTAAACTTGCAGATGCTTCTAAAAAATTAGAAGCAAAATTTGCAGCAGTTATTGGAACTCCAGTACCGTCAGTTATTGCTACTGATTATAATGCAATAAAGAAAATGGCAGAAAAGAAGCTGCAAATACCTGTTCTTACTATAGAAACTACTGGTATGGATTTGTATGATGTGGGAGCTGAAAAAGCTTATGTTAAAATGTTTAAAATCTTTGCAAAAGATGGCCTTATAGTAGATAAAGAAACTATTGGTGTAATTGGAACAATTCCACTTGATGTCAGTGATTTAAAGGCACCAGATAAAATAGAATCTGAACTAAAGAATAAAGGATTTAAAAATGTCTATTGTTATGGTATGAAAGCAGATTTGTCAGAGGTAGAAGCTGCTGGCAGTGCTTCAAAAAATCTAGTAGTATCACCTGCTGGATTAAAGGCTGCACAGTATTTAAAGGAAAGGTTTGGCACACCTTATGAAGTCTTTTATCCACTAGTTTCAGATATATTAAAGAATGAAATGAAAGAACAGTTTAAAAATTTTGAGAATAAAAAGGTTTTAGTAATACATCAGCAGGTCATAGCTAATTCTATCAGAGATGAAATAAATAGAAATGTTAATTCAGATATAACAGTTGCTTCTTGGTTTATGTTAAAGGAGGAGCTTAGAGAGGTTAAAGATATTTTTCTTACAGAAGAGGACCAGTTTGTTAAGCTTATAGAAAAAGGAAATTACGATGTAATTGTAGGGGACAATATATTGAAACATGCAATACCTAACTTCAAAGAAAGGTATGTGGAGGTACCACACTTTGCAGTTTCAGGAAAGATGTGA
- a CDS encoding flavodoxin family protein, producing the protein MIQQFIENFKSHTEIDFEYVFLRDYNLLNCTGCKLCFNKGEEYCPLKDDRDLLLEKINNSDGIIFATPNYAFHVTALMKNFLDRIAFIFHRPRFFGKAFTAIVIQGIYGGASIVKYLESTGEKLGFNVAKGCCLTSLEPRTAQEQKKITQKLNKTYFRFYNKLMFTKLPNPSFAKLLIFRIANTSMLIIQNEKFEDYCYFKEKDWFESDYYYNVWLGPIKKAIRLFF; encoded by the coding sequence GTGATTCAACAATTCATTGAAAATTTCAAATCCCACACAGAAATTGATTTCGAATATGTTTTTTTAAGGGACTATAACCTTTTAAATTGCACAGGTTGTAAGTTATGCTTTAACAAAGGCGAAGAATATTGTCCTTTGAAAGATGATCGAGATTTATTACTTGAAAAAATCAATAATTCTGATGGAATAATTTTTGCTACTCCCAATTATGCATTTCATGTAACTGCACTTATGAAAAATTTTTTAGATCGAATAGCCTTTATTTTTCACCGACCACGTTTTTTTGGTAAAGCCTTCACAGCCATTGTTATTCAAGGAATATATGGAGGAGCTTCCATTGTAAAATATCTAGAAAGTACAGGAGAAAAATTAGGATTTAATGTAGCAAAAGGATGTTGTTTGACATCACTAGAACCTAGAACAGCTCAAGAACAGAAAAAAATAACACAAAAACTTAATAAAACTTACTTTAGATTTTATAATAAACTTATGTTTACTAAATTACCAAATCCTTCTTTTGCCAAATTATTGATATTCCGAATAGCCAATACAAGTATGCTAATAATTCAAAATGAAAAATTTGAAGATTATTGTTATTTTAAAGAGAAAGATTGGTTTGAATCTGATTACTACTATAATGTTTGGTTAGGACCCATAAAAAAAGCTATCAGGTTATTTTTTTGA
- a CDS encoding hemolysin family protein, which yields MESDPSPDPSIMGQFILIAILTLINAFFSLAEIALVSVNKNKIKLMAEQGNKKAQLLEKFIKEPTKALSTIQVGITLAAFLSSASASTGIANKFTKFLTNIGVPYSSEVSIVIITIVLSYVTLVFGELLPKRIALQKPDAFAMRSIGVIVFLSKITSPFVKLLSGSINILVKVFGLDKKNTEETISKEEIKSLVEVGREYGVINETEKQMINGIFEFDDKLAKEVMTPRPDVFLINVNTPHDEIMDELMDEKYSRIPVYEDDIDNIIGILYMKDLFIEIHKNHNKNIDIRKMLHTPYFVLESKNIDELFKELQTTRNHMAVLIDEYGGFSGIATIEDLIEEVMGEIDDEYDDSEPDIKKVDNDTFVVSGSISVDNFNNYLNLNLISEYSDTIGGFVVDLLGHIPHNGERKAVNYENIIFKIEEVKDRRIEKVKVCMAKEV from the coding sequence ATGGAATCAGACCCTAGTCCCGACCCGAGTATAATGGGACAATTTATTTTAATAGCCATCTTAACTTTAATTAATGCATTTTTTTCTTTAGCTGAGATAGCGCTAGTATCAGTTAATAAGAATAAAATCAAGTTAATGGCAGAGCAAGGAAATAAGAAAGCTCAATTATTGGAAAAATTTATTAAGGAACCAACAAAAGCATTATCTACTATTCAAGTTGGAATTACTCTTGCAGCGTTTCTTTCTAGTGCATCTGCATCTACAGGCATAGCAAACAAATTTACTAAGTTTTTGACTAACATTGGAGTACCTTATAGTAGTGAAGTATCAATAGTTATTATAACTATTGTATTGTCTTATGTAACACTAGTATTTGGTGAATTATTACCTAAAAGAATAGCTCTTCAAAAGCCAGATGCATTTGCAATGAGGTCTATAGGAGTAATTGTATTTCTATCTAAAATTACTTCACCTTTTGTAAAGTTGCTTTCTGGATCTATAAATATTTTAGTTAAAGTATTTGGATTAGATAAGAAAAATACAGAAGAAACTATATCTAAAGAAGAAATAAAATCCCTAGTTGAAGTTGGAAGAGAATATGGTGTTATTAATGAGACAGAAAAGCAAATGATAAATGGTATATTTGAATTTGATGATAAATTAGCTAAGGAGGTTATGACTCCTAGGCCAGATGTGTTTTTAATCAATGTAAATACTCCACATGATGAAATTATGGATGAGCTCATGGATGAAAAGTATTCAAGAATTCCTGTATATGAAGATGATATTGATAATATAATAGGAATTTTGTACATGAAAGATTTATTTATTGAGATTCATAAAAATCATAATAAGAATATTGATATAAGGAAAATGCTGCATACTCCATATTTTGTGCTTGAAAGCAAGAACATTGATGAGTTGTTTAAGGAGCTTCAAACTACTAGAAATCATATGGCAGTATTGATAGATGAATATGGTGGATTTTCAGGAATAGCAACTATAGAAGATCTTATAGAAGAAGTTATGGGAGAAATAGATGATGAATATGATGATAGTGAGCCGGATATAAAAAAGGTTGATAATGATACTTTTGTTGTAAGTGGTTCTATATCAGTTGATAATTTCAATAATTATCTTAATTTGAATTTAATTTCAGAGTATTCTGATACCATAGGTGGTTTTGTGGTAGATTTATTAGGTCATATACCACACAATGGAGAACGGAAAGCTGTTAATTATGAAAATATAATATTTAAAATTGAAGAAGTCAAAGATAGAAGAATAGAGAAAGTAAAAGTTTGTATGGCAAAAGAAGTTTAA
- a CDS encoding helix-turn-helix transcriptional regulator, protein MKINRLLAIVVTLLNRKKISAAELAEKFEVSIRTIYRDIESISMSGIPIVSQAGNNGGFYIVDNYKISHQFLTLEDMISIVDALKNMNKFINDKKVEIAIEKVKSIVPDEKKSIFDLHFQQMVIDNSPWGFKKCKDELLKYEIVHNALENKKCISFDYRNSKGEHDFRKVEPLTLVFKSFYWYLFSFCNLRNDYRLFKLSRMENLKLLDEEIQLNRISYKEYINNNKVQRTSVRVKLKFSPKVRYRIEDSFYKDEMKFEKDGSIIIDTYFFEDEWIYSMILSYGEYVEVIEPNHIREIIKNKCKKISLLYSNLT, encoded by the coding sequence ATGAAAATTAATAGATTACTGGCAATTGTAGTCACACTTTTAAACAGGAAAAAAATATCTGCAGCAGAACTTGCTGAGAAATTTGAAGTTTCTATAAGGACAATTTATAGAGACATTGAATCAATTAGCATGTCTGGAATCCCCATAGTTTCCCAGGCTGGAAATAATGGCGGTTTTTATATTGTAGATAATTATAAAATTAGTCATCAATTTCTAACGTTAGAAGATATGATTTCTATAGTAGATGCTTTAAAAAATATGAATAAGTTTATAAATGATAAAAAAGTTGAAATAGCCATTGAAAAAGTAAAAAGCATTGTACCTGATGAAAAAAAGTCAATATTCGATCTTCACTTTCAACAAATGGTCATAGATAATTCTCCTTGGGGTTTTAAAAAATGTAAAGATGAACTTTTAAAGTATGAAATTGTACATAATGCTTTAGAAAATAAAAAATGTATATCCTTCGATTATAGAAATTCAAAAGGTGAACATGACTTTAGAAAAGTAGAACCATTAACTCTTGTTTTTAAAAGCTTTTACTGGTACTTATTTTCCTTTTGCAATTTAAGAAATGATTATAGATTGTTCAAATTATCGAGAATGGAGAATTTGAAACTCCTAGATGAAGAAATACAGTTAAATAGAATCTCATATAAGGAATATATAAATAATAATAAAGTCCAAAGAACATCTGTAAGAGTTAAGCTAAAATTCTCTCCAAAGGTTAGATATAGAATAGAAGATTCATTCTATAAGGATGAAATGAAATTTGAAAAGGATGGAAGTATAATTATAGATACATATTTTTTTGAAGACGAATGGATTTATTCTATGATTTTAAGCTATGGTGAATATGTAGAAGTAATAGAACCTAATCATATAAGAGAAATTATAAAGAACAAATGTAAAAAAATTAGCCTTTTGTATTCAAACCTGACATAA
- a CDS encoding nitrogenase component 1, whose product MKKEPYYITAEKLAAAGKDNIPAELISSTHLIYSSPATLSFNSPGAKGFGVKRAALAIPGSVMLLVAPGCCGRNTTTLSEAGGYSERMFYLIMNETDIVTGAHLNKIPQAVEEIRKCTKNMPSAVMICITCVDALLGTDMERVCRKAMDRVNIPVLPCYMYALTREGRKPPMVHVRQSIYSLLEPMKKKPDTVNILGYFAPLIENCELYDFLHHIGINKINEISRLKDFDEYMHMGEANFNLILNPEARFAAQDIMKRLNIPSAELIRLYQIDKVQNQYRIFASALDTSFDDQKYYDEAKNSIDELKAVYPDITFAVGETMNANSFELSLALLRCGFKVAEIYASLTLEDFVYIKKVAKLSPNTKIYSNLEPTMLYYDCSEENIDITIGKDAEYYHPDCVNVPWNQDIQPFGYAGVKKLFKELKHSLDCSFKEA is encoded by the coding sequence ATGAAAAAAGAGCCATATTATATTACAGCGGAAAAATTAGCAGCAGCAGGTAAAGATAATATTCCTGCAGAACTTATTTCAAGCACTCATTTGATTTACAGCTCACCAGCAACTCTTTCTTTTAATTCGCCTGGTGCTAAAGGTTTTGGAGTGAAACGTGCAGCTCTTGCAATACCAGGATCGGTTATGCTTTTGGTAGCTCCAGGATGCTGTGGCAGGAATACAACAACATTAAGTGAAGCAGGTGGATACAGTGAAAGAATGTTCTATCTAATAATGAATGAAACTGATATTGTTACTGGAGCTCACTTGAATAAGATTCCACAAGCAGTAGAAGAGATACGTAAATGTACAAAAAATATGCCATCAGCAGTTATGATTTGTATCACATGTGTGGATGCACTCCTGGGAACAGATATGGAGCGTGTTTGCAGAAAAGCTATGGATAGGGTAAATATTCCTGTTCTTCCGTGTTATATGTATGCATTGACAAGAGAAGGTCGTAAACCTCCTATGGTACATGTAAGGCAGTCTATTTATTCTTTACTTGAACCAATGAAAAAAAAGCCAGATACAGTTAATATATTGGGATACTTTGCTCCACTTATCGAAAACTGCGAATTGTATGATTTTCTGCACCATATTGGTATAAATAAAATAAATGAAATTTCTAGGCTAAAGGACTTTGATGAATATATGCATATGGGGGAAGCGAATTTTAATCTTATATTAAATCCAGAAGCAAGATTTGCAGCACAGGATATTATGAAAAGGCTGAATATTCCTTCAGCAGAGCTTATAAGACTGTATCAGATAGATAAAGTACAAAATCAATACCGAATTTTCGCAAGTGCTCTTGATACTAGTTTTGATGATCAAAAATATTATGATGAGGCGAAAAATAGCATAGATGAATTAAAAGCTGTTTATCCTGATATAACATTTGCAGTAGGTGAAACCATGAATGCTAATTCTTTTGAACTATCTTTAGCACTTTTAAGATGTGGTTTCAAGGTAGCTGAAATATATGCTAGCCTTACTTTAGAAGACTTTGTTTATATTAAAAAAGTTGCCAAGCTAAGTCCTAATACTAAAATTTATTCTAATCTTGAACCTACCATGCTCTATTATGATTGCAGTGAAGAAAATATTGATATAACCATAGGCAAGGATGCAGAATATTATCATCCTGATTGTGTAAATGTGCCTTGGAACCAGGATATTCAGCCATTTGGGTATGCTGGTGTAAAAAAATTATTTAAAGAATTAAAACACTCATTGGATTGTTCTTTTAAGGAGGCATAG
- a CDS encoding TetR/AcrR family transcriptional regulator produces the protein MLNKKVVIFNSGKKLFCSKGFKDTSVSDITKLAGIGVSTFYNYYPSKEKLFFEIHIQENNKLKKIRDDLDFEFILALFNSIIFIDTHKREIGIHHFPKIIDYLAEFIMKGLTDFPK, from the coding sequence TTGTTAAATAAAAAAGTAGTTATTTTCAATAGTGGGAAAAAGTTATTCTGTTCCAAAGGATTTAAGGATACAAGTGTTTCTGATATAACAAAATTGGCTGGTATAGGAGTAAGCACATTTTATAATTATTATCCCTCTAAAGAGAAACTTTTCTTCGAAATTCATATACAAGAAAATAATAAACTTAAAAAAATAAGAGATGATTTAGATTTTGAATTTATACTGGCCTTATTCAACTCAATAATATTTATTGACACTCATAAAAGAGAAATTGGTATTCATCATTTTCCAAAAATTATAGATTACTTAGCAGAATTTATAATGAAAGGATTAACTGATTTTCCAAAATAA
- a CDS encoding SPL family radical SAM protein — protein MVREINAKSILITNKNPSSWFGVKYTMNIYRGCQHGCIYCDSRSECYQIQNFDDIDVKINAVELLKKELVRKRIKGTIGTGAMSDPYIPIEKKYKLTQKSLQVIADNHYPVHITTKSNIILRDIDILQEINNIYAQVAITITTCDDSLSKKIEPRAPVSSDRFKALGILSSLGIHAGITLMPILPFIEDNEENIIKIIKMAKYYGVKFIYPAFGMTLRDIQREYYYSKLDELFPNLRSKYEKRFKNYYSCSINNYTKLKNIFFENCDKYNISTKMPSYESKLSSIQLSFLNKKL, from the coding sequence ATGGTAAGAGAAATAAATGCCAAAAGCATTTTAATAACAAATAAAAACCCTAGCAGCTGGTTTGGTGTTAAATACACTATGAATATTTATCGAGGTTGTCAGCATGGGTGTATATATTGTGATTCCCGCAGTGAATGTTATCAAATTCAAAATTTTGATGATATTGATGTTAAAATAAATGCAGTAGAATTATTAAAAAAAGAACTTGTAAGAAAAAGAATAAAGGGGACTATTGGAACTGGTGCTATGAGTGATCCATATATACCTATTGAAAAAAAATATAAACTTACACAAAAATCTCTTCAAGTAATTGCTGATAATCACTATCCCGTTCATATCACTACAAAAAGTAATATTATTTTAAGAGATATAGATATACTTCAAGAAATAAACAATATATATGCTCAAGTTGCTATTACAATTACCACTTGTGATGACTCACTTTCAAAAAAAATAGAGCCTAGAGCTCCAGTATCTTCTGATAGGTTTAAAGCACTAGGAATACTTTCAAGTTTAGGTATACATGCTGGCATAACCTTGATGCCAATACTTCCTTTTATTGAAGATAACGAAGAAAATATAATTAAAATTATAAAAATGGCAAAATACTATGGTGTTAAATTCATCTATCCTGCTTTCGGAATGACATTAAGAGACATACAAAGAGAATATTACTATTCTAAACTGGATGAGTTATTTCCAAACTTGAGATCTAAATATGAAAAAAGATTTAAAAACTATTATTCCTGTAGTATCAATAATTACACTAAACTTAAAAATATATTTTTTGAAAACTGTGATAAATATAATATTTCTACTAAAATGCCTTCATACGAAAGTAAATTATCTAGTATTCAGCTTAGTTTTCTAAATAAAAAGCTCTAA
- a CDS encoding effector binding domain-containing protein, which produces MEQKYCQSCGMPMNEKVYGTEVNNEKNMEYCIYCYENGAFKQPNLTMEEMIDACVPFMKDNGMDENEARNLMKNCLPALKRWRKEDPETRIEEKNKIMIVGKEIRTTNKDGQCIKEISNFWKEFSDEKLGDKILNKTNPDEILGLYCDYENKEFGIYSFIIGYEVSNINSIPEGMVYKVLPASKYCVVTAKGKMPDKVGATWSYIWNSNFQRTYTGDFELYGKKYDDSENAEVDIYIAVK; this is translated from the coding sequence ATGGAACAAAAATATTGCCAAAGCTGTGGAATGCCAATGAACGAGAAGGTTTATGGTACTGAAGTAAATAATGAAAAGAACATGGAATATTGCATTTACTGTTATGAAAATGGTGCTTTTAAGCAACCAAATTTAACTATGGAAGAAATGATAGATGCATGTGTGCCTTTTATGAAAGATAACGGTATGGATGAAAATGAAGCAAGAAATCTAATGAAAAACTGCTTACCTGCTTTAAAAAGATGGAGAAAAGAAGATCCAGAAACAAGAATAGAAGAAAAGAATAAGATTATGATAGTTGGGAAAGAAATAAGAACTACCAACAAAGATGGTCAATGTATAAAAGAAATTTCAAATTTTTGGAAAGAGTTTTCCGATGAAAAACTTGGAGATAAAATATTGAACAAAACAAATCCTGATGAAATTTTAGGTTTATATTGTGATTATGAAAATAAAGAATTTGGAATATATTCCTTTATAATTGGATATGAAGTTAGTAATATAAATTCTATACCAGAAGGCATGGTATATAAAGTATTACCTGCTTCAAAATATTGTGTTGTAACCGCTAAAGGCAAGATGCCAGATAAAGTTGGAGCAACTTGGTCTTATATATGGAACTCAAATTTTCAAAGAACATATACAGGAGATTTTGAACTCTATGGTAAAAAATATGATGACAGTGAAAATGCTGAAGTGGATATATATATAGCTGTAAAATAA